A portion of the Edaphobacter lichenicola genome contains these proteins:
- a CDS encoding c-type cytochrome: MTFATAALSLFVVVGCRQDMHNQPKFFPQRGTDFYADGRSVRPQVENTVARNQLHEDAYFYTGLVNGKEGDGLPFPATQQVLERGQERYNIYCTPCHSRVGNGIGMIVQRGYMKAGSFHSARLESAPLGHFFHVISNGYGAMPDYSSQIVPADRWAIVAYIKALQLSQKATQADVPSGAHVESLASISEREGLPASFADEWTLPPTAVTGTPDNGLFVLPAPGSGSAATGAVAPSRSNAVPPAAGSAGQTVPKQ, encoded by the coding sequence ATGACCTTCGCCACAGCCGCTCTATCGCTGTTCGTGGTGGTGGGTTGCCGTCAGGATATGCATAACCAGCCAAAGTTCTTCCCGCAACGCGGTACCGACTTCTATGCGGATGGCCGCTCTGTGCGCCCTCAGGTCGAGAATACGGTTGCGCGGAATCAGCTGCATGAAGATGCGTACTTTTACACCGGTCTGGTGAATGGAAAAGAAGGCGACGGTCTGCCTTTCCCCGCGACACAACAGGTGCTGGAACGCGGACAGGAGCGATACAACATTTACTGCACTCCTTGTCACTCGCGGGTGGGCAATGGTATCGGGATGATCGTTCAGCGTGGGTATATGAAGGCTGGCAGCTTCCATTCGGCGCGGCTCGAATCGGCTCCGCTCGGTCACTTCTTTCATGTCATCTCGAACGGCTACGGCGCGATGCCTGACTATTCTTCACAAATTGTGCCAGCGGATCGGTGGGCTATTGTTGCCTACATTAAGGCACTGCAGTTGAGCCAAAAGGCGACGCAGGCGGATGTCCCCTCGGGAGCCCACGTCGAATCTTTAGCCAGCATCTCCGAGCGAGAGGGCTTGCCGGCTTCCTTTGCAGATGAGTGGACTTTGCCGCCAACCGCTGTGACTGGGACGCCTGACAATGGACTGTTCGTCCTCCCGGCGCCGGGTTCTGGATCTGCCGCGACGGGAGCTGTTGCCCCATCACGTTCTAACGCTGTTCCTCCGGCAGCTGGTTCCGCCGGACAAACCGTACCGAAGCAGTAA
- a CDS encoding DUF3341 domain-containing protein, which translates to MPPREGVYGLLAEFNTPSELVHATEEARRAGYRRMECYTPYPVEEAAEALEFHKTRVPMVCLIGGLMGVTTAFLMETWINVWAYPLNIAGRPLFSWPAFIIPAYEWTILFAGFSAALGMLALNGLPQLYHPVFNAPNFRNGATTDKFFLCLEAVDPKFSLSETRAFLEQFPAVSVVEVDH; encoded by the coding sequence ATGCCGCCCCGCGAAGGAGTTTACGGATTGCTCGCCGAGTTCAATACGCCCAGCGAGTTAGTGCATGCCACCGAGGAGGCGCGCCGTGCCGGCTATCGCCGCATGGAGTGCTATACGCCTTATCCGGTGGAAGAGGCGGCTGAGGCGCTGGAGTTCCATAAGACACGGGTCCCCATGGTGTGTTTGATTGGCGGCCTGATGGGGGTAACGACTGCGTTTCTGATGGAGACCTGGATCAATGTATGGGCCTATCCACTGAATATTGCAGGGAGACCGTTGTTCTCGTGGCCAGCGTTCATTATTCCGGCCTATGAGTGGACGATTCTGTTCGCCGGTTTCTCGGCCGCATTGGGAATGCTGGCACTGAATGGCCTGCCGCAGCTCTATCATCCTGTCTTCAATGCGCCAAACTTCAGGAACGGCGCTACGACAGACAAGTTCTTTCTGTGTCTCGAGGCGGTCGATCCCAAGTTTTCGCTCAGCGAGACGCGAGCGTTTCTCGAGCAGTTCCCTGCGGTCTCCGTGGTGGAGGTGGATCATTAA
- the nrfD gene encoding NrfD/PsrC family molybdoenzyme membrane anchor subunit, with product MATKGPMQDPIVDPMIDPRTGEYAVIAPGHNFKSVTQKIAGIVLTSNTPLGWFFGLIVGAGVAMGLVIGCTWLFLKGVGIWGVTIPGAWGFAIINFVWWIGIGHAGTLISAILLLFKQTWRNSINRFAEAMTIFAVVCAGTFPLIHVGRPWLAYWLFPYPNTMNVWPQFRSPLAWDVFAVSTYASISIIFWYIGMIPDFGTLRDRATMPLAKYFYGMLSLGWRGSTRHWIRYESASLLLAGLSTPLVLSVHTVISFDFAVAALAGWHTTIFPPYFVAGAVYSGFAMVLTLAIPIRKFYHMEDLVTLRHLDNMAKVMLATGSIVAYGYGMEVFMSWYSASHWEFFMMWNRMFGPMGWAYWILILTNIAIPLTTLWSRKLRVNVVWLFILSLIVNTGMWFERFVIVVTSLYREYLPSSWGTYRATKWDYMIYVGTMGLFTFLFFLFVRFLPMIPMSEIRMMLPQTKVTRGGADAETVSKETV from the coding sequence ATGGCGACCAAAGGACCCATGCAAGACCCGATCGTCGATCCTATGATCGACCCGCGTACTGGCGAGTATGCGGTTATTGCGCCGGGCCATAACTTCAAGTCGGTCACGCAGAAGATCGCGGGAATCGTGCTGACGTCGAACACTCCGCTGGGGTGGTTCTTCGGCTTGATTGTTGGGGCAGGCGTTGCGATGGGCCTCGTGATCGGATGCACGTGGCTGTTTCTGAAGGGCGTTGGAATCTGGGGTGTGACGATTCCCGGCGCCTGGGGATTCGCCATTATCAACTTTGTGTGGTGGATCGGTATCGGCCACGCGGGTACGTTGATCTCGGCGATTCTACTGCTGTTCAAGCAGACCTGGCGTAATTCGATCAACCGGTTTGCAGAGGCGATGACGATCTTTGCAGTCGTCTGCGCTGGAACGTTCCCGCTGATTCACGTCGGTCGTCCTTGGTTGGCTTACTGGCTCTTTCCTTACCCGAACACGATGAACGTCTGGCCGCAGTTCCGTAGCCCTCTGGCCTGGGACGTGTTCGCCGTGTCGACGTATGCGTCGATCTCGATCATCTTCTGGTATATCGGAATGATTCCCGACTTCGGGACGCTGCGCGACCGCGCTACGATGCCACTGGCGAAGTACTTCTACGGTATGTTGAGCCTCGGATGGCGTGGATCGACCCGGCACTGGATCCGGTATGAGTCGGCTTCCCTGCTGCTGGCGGGTCTTTCGACTCCCCTGGTGCTCTCAGTGCACACGGTCATCAGCTTCGACTTTGCGGTGGCGGCGCTCGCAGGCTGGCATACGACGATCTTTCCGCCATACTTTGTTGCAGGCGCCGTCTATTCGGGATTCGCCATGGTGTTGACGCTGGCAATTCCGATCCGCAAGTTCTACCACATGGAAGATCTGGTCACGCTGCGTCACCTGGATAACATGGCCAAGGTGATGCTGGCGACGGGATCGATCGTGGCGTATGGATACGGCATGGAGGTCTTCATGAGCTGGTACTCGGCCAGCCACTGGGAGTTCTTCATGATGTGGAATCGTATGTTCGGGCCGATGGGCTGGGCGTACTGGATTCTGATCCTGACCAACATTGCAATTCCACTGACTACATTGTGGTCGCGCAAACTGCGCGTGAACGTGGTGTGGCTGTTTATCCTGTCACTCATTGTCAATACGGGTATGTGGTTTGAGCGTTTCGTTATCGTCGTCACCAGCCTGTATCGCGAGTATCTGCCGTCGAGCTGGGGTACCTACCGGGCGACGAAGTGGGACTACATGATCTATGTGGGAACGATGGGATTGTTCACCTTCCTGTTCTTCCTGTTCGTTCGATTCCTGCCGATGATTCCGATGTCCGAGATTCGAATGATGCTGCCGCAGACCAAGGTCACCCGCGGCGGAGCCGATGCTGAGACAGTCAGTAAGGAGACCGTTTAA
- a CDS encoding TAT-variant-translocated molybdopterin oxidoreductase: protein MIKTTGFETAGNRTTGNGTEETMAEMKVPAGQPVVVTQIAPAKMTLAEVRAKLDGKTGRRFWKNLDELAETPAFHELMAEEFPRQSTEWVDAVSRRGFLKVMGASLALAGLAGCTKQPDEAIFPYIKQPEDLVLGKPMYFATAFPFPTGAIPVLIKSDSFRPIKVDGNPEHPVSKGKSDAFTQATLLDLYDPDRSQHVLHRGEVSSWGEFQQAFATAAKKTSGGQGIYFLSETITSPTLAAQWKQVQTAYPQAKMVQWEPVNQDSSRAASKAAFGSYTDAQYKLEEADVILSLDADFLGGIAHPGFLPLASGYAERHRYEEGKTMNRLYVVETMPTVTGFKAEHRLALKPSEITAFAHFVAGNQHTGPLTSNPEAAKFARTVWEDLSAAKGRCVVIPGEQASPEVHLAAYDLNQQLGAVGKTVIYTETVNPMPSEQVADLKSLVADMKAGKVQWLVMLGVNPIYSAPWDLGFRDAFANVPVTAQLASHVDETGAISNWHINKTHYLESWSDARAYDGTISIIQPMIDPMYGGKSAHDVLQALLADPQQSAYDVVVANAKTYIKGDFATGWRKALHDGWVEGTAFTSKAGGAGKSAVASFPSAAATSGLEISFRPDPSIYDGRFANVGWLQELPKQVTNLSWDNAAIMSINTLADLKLDESDPVKISLNGREVIAPAMMIPGHPDGVITVHLGFGRGVEAGRVGQGVGFDAYQIRTTDGLLSVSGATAKKVPGTYDLCITKVHNIEHRGSFAQHDLEKPLSDKDGVYSLAGHEAEERSIIRYATLEEVKKNPNFAHEGGASGTLIDKVGYSPQGETIPKSNSFFPNAWDYEKQDPSTLKIQNAWGMAIDLNSCIGCNACIVSCYAENNVPVVGREQVKVGRNMQWLRIDTYFEGDLHAPKAHFQPMACQHCENAGCEQVCPVGATVHTPEGLNTMVYNRCVGTRYCSNNCPYKVRRFNFLLYSDFDTESLKFMRNPDVSVRSRGVMEKCSYCVQRIEAAKITADKENREIRDGEVVTACQQACPTSAITFGNINDKASKVAKLKAEERDYQVLADLNFRPRTTYTAGVINPHPELA, encoded by the coding sequence ATGATCAAGACGACTGGATTCGAAACGGCTGGAAATCGAACGACTGGGAACGGAACAGAAGAGACGATGGCTGAGATGAAAGTACCGGCAGGACAACCCGTAGTGGTCACGCAGATCGCACCGGCGAAGATGACGCTTGCTGAGGTTCGTGCCAAGCTGGACGGCAAGACGGGACGGCGCTTCTGGAAGAACCTCGACGAACTGGCGGAGACGCCTGCGTTCCACGAGTTGATGGCGGAGGAGTTTCCACGCCAGTCGACGGAGTGGGTCGATGCGGTGAGCCGGCGCGGATTTTTGAAGGTAATGGGCGCGTCGCTGGCGCTGGCCGGGTTGGCTGGTTGTACGAAACAGCCGGATGAAGCAATCTTCCCGTACATCAAGCAGCCTGAGGACCTGGTTCTCGGCAAGCCGATGTACTTCGCCACTGCATTTCCGTTCCCAACGGGGGCGATTCCGGTGTTGATCAAGTCGGATTCGTTCCGTCCGATCAAGGTAGATGGAAATCCTGAGCATCCGGTCTCGAAGGGCAAGTCGGACGCTTTCACCCAGGCGACACTGCTCGATTTGTATGACCCGGATCGCTCGCAACATGTGTTGCACCGCGGTGAGGTTTCGTCGTGGGGTGAGTTCCAGCAGGCGTTTGCGACTGCTGCGAAGAAGACATCTGGCGGTCAAGGTATCTATTTCCTGAGCGAGACGATTACCTCGCCAACACTGGCGGCGCAGTGGAAGCAGGTGCAGACGGCTTATCCGCAGGCGAAGATGGTGCAGTGGGAGCCGGTGAATCAGGACTCCTCACGCGCGGCTTCGAAGGCGGCGTTCGGCAGTTATACCGATGCGCAGTACAAGCTCGAAGAGGCGGATGTCATTCTTTCGCTCGATGCGGATTTCCTGGGTGGAATTGCGCATCCGGGTTTCCTGCCGCTGGCTTCGGGCTATGCGGAACGGCATCGGTACGAAGAGGGTAAGACGATGAACCGGCTGTACGTCGTCGAGACCATGCCGACGGTGACGGGGTTTAAGGCGGAGCATCGGCTGGCGCTGAAGCCTAGTGAGATTACTGCATTTGCCCACTTTGTCGCGGGAAATCAGCACACAGGGCCGCTCACAAGCAATCCGGAAGCTGCAAAATTCGCGCGGACCGTATGGGAAGACTTGTCGGCCGCGAAAGGCCGCTGCGTAGTGATCCCTGGAGAGCAGGCTTCTCCTGAAGTGCATCTCGCAGCCTACGATCTAAATCAGCAATTAGGCGCAGTGGGCAAGACGGTTATCTACACCGAGACGGTGAACCCGATGCCGAGCGAACAGGTTGCGGACCTGAAGTCGCTGGTTGCCGATATGAAGGCCGGCAAGGTGCAGTGGCTGGTAATGCTCGGAGTCAACCCGATCTATTCGGCGCCGTGGGATCTTGGTTTCAGAGACGCCTTCGCGAATGTTCCGGTGACGGCGCAGCTTGCGTCGCATGTGGATGAGACGGGTGCGATCTCGAACTGGCATATCAATAAAACGCACTACCTCGAGAGCTGGTCCGATGCGCGTGCGTATGACGGAACGATCTCGATTATTCAGCCGATGATCGATCCAATGTACGGCGGCAAGTCGGCGCATGATGTGCTACAGGCGTTGCTGGCTGATCCTCAGCAGTCGGCTTACGACGTTGTGGTCGCGAATGCAAAGACGTACATCAAAGGCGACTTTGCTACCGGTTGGCGTAAGGCGTTGCATGATGGATGGGTTGAAGGAACTGCGTTTACGTCGAAGGCTGGTGGTGCGGGTAAGAGCGCTGTAGCATCTTTCCCGTCAGCTGCAGCGACCAGTGGTCTTGAAATTTCCTTCCGGCCAGATCCTTCGATCTATGACGGTCGGTTCGCGAATGTTGGCTGGTTGCAGGAGCTTCCCAAGCAGGTAACCAACCTGAGCTGGGATAACGCGGCGATCATGAGCATCAACACGCTTGCCGATCTGAAGCTCGATGAGTCGGACCCGGTGAAGATCTCGCTCAACGGACGCGAGGTAATTGCGCCGGCGATGATGATCCCTGGTCATCCGGATGGCGTGATCACGGTTCACCTTGGCTTTGGCCGGGGCGTTGAAGCTGGTCGTGTTGGTCAGGGCGTTGGATTCGATGCTTACCAGATTCGTACTACGGACGGGCTGCTGTCGGTTTCGGGTGCGACAGCCAAGAAAGTCCCTGGAACGTATGACCTTTGCATCACGAAAGTCCACAACATCGAGCATCGCGGCAGCTTTGCCCAGCATGACCTCGAGAAGCCGCTCTCGGATAAAGACGGTGTTTATTCGCTGGCCGGACACGAGGCGGAAGAGCGGTCGATCATTCGGTACGCGACTCTCGAAGAGGTAAAGAAGAATCCGAACTTCGCTCATGAAGGTGGCGCGAGCGGCACTCTGATCGACAAGGTTGGTTATTCGCCACAAGGCGAGACTATCCCGAAGAGCAACTCTTTCTTTCCTAACGCGTGGGACTACGAGAAGCAGGATCCTTCAACGCTGAAGATTCAGAACGCCTGGGGGATGGCGATCGACCTGAACAGCTGCATTGGTTGCAATGCCTGCATCGTGAGCTGCTATGCGGAGAATAACGTTCCGGTGGTTGGCCGCGAGCAGGTGAAGGTTGGGCGCAACATGCAGTGGCTGCGGATCGACACTTACTTTGAGGGCGATCTGCATGCTCCGAAGGCACATTTCCAGCCGATGGCGTGCCAGCACTGTGAGAACGCAGGTTGCGAACAGGTTTGCCCGGTAGGTGCAACGGTGCATACCCCCGAAGGTCTCAACACGATGGTTTACAACCGTTGCGTTGGAACTCGCTACTGCTCCAATAACTGCCCGTACAAGGTTCGTCGATTCAACTTCCTGCTGTATTCGGACTTCGACACGGAGAGCCTCAAGTTCATGAGGAATCCCGATGTTTCGGTTCGTTCGCGCGGTGTGATGGAGAAGTGCAGCTACTGTGTGCAGCGGATTGAAGCGGCAAAGATCACAGCGGATAAGGAAAACCGCGAGATTCGTGATGGTGAAGTAGTGACGGCATGCCAGCAGGCCTGCCCGACCAGCGCTATTACTTTCGGCAATATCAACGACAAGGCAAGCAAGGTGGCAAAGCTCAAGGCTGAGGAGCGCGATTACCAGGTACTCGCTGACCTCAACTTCCGTCCGCGCACGACCTATACGGCCGGAGTCATCAACCCGCATCCGGAGCTGGCATAA
- a CDS encoding cytochrome c3 family protein, giving the protein MAQVFDRSSNALARFSLVLTGVIVIALGVTLDQLQRSPWVTRQGQRPDQPIPFSHKHHVEGLGLQCQYCHTQVEKAAYAGIPPTKTCINCHAQIWTNAELLEPVRQSWATGASIQWIRVHDLPDYVYFNHEIHVNKGIGCASCHGRVDQMPLMYQQNTLQMEWCLNCHRNPAVNLRPTSEIYNMTWAGPSSEKPVWCTSTVKGGATAQNVSCTTTDPSGKAPEVAMLQMNTELNGPTSSDVPPLGITMPASYQKFTTQIDLGKYLTTQYHIRNPEQLSSCETCHR; this is encoded by the coding sequence ATGGCGCAAGTTTTTGACCGTAGTTCGAACGCGCTGGCTCGATTCAGCCTGGTATTGACGGGCGTAATCGTCATCGCGCTCGGCGTAACCCTGGACCAGCTACAGCGATCACCGTGGGTGACGCGGCAGGGCCAGCGGCCGGACCAGCCGATACCGTTCAGCCACAAACACCACGTTGAGGGACTCGGCCTGCAGTGCCAATACTGCCATACGCAGGTGGAGAAGGCTGCCTATGCGGGTATTCCTCCTACGAAGACCTGCATCAACTGTCATGCGCAGATTTGGACGAATGCGGAGTTGCTGGAACCGGTTCGGCAGAGCTGGGCAACGGGTGCTTCAATTCAGTGGATCCGGGTGCATGACCTGCCGGATTACGTTTATTTCAATCACGAGATCCATGTGAACAAGGGTATCGGCTGCGCGAGCTGTCATGGACGCGTCGATCAGATGCCGTTGATGTATCAGCAAAATACGCTGCAGATGGAGTGGTGTTTGAACTGCCATCGCAACCCTGCGGTGAATCTGCGGCCTACGAGCGAGATCTACAATATGACATGGGCTGGGCCTTCGAGCGAGAAGCCGGTGTGGTGTACGAGCACAGTGAAGGGCGGAGCAACTGCGCAGAATGTCAGCTGCACGACCACTGATCCTTCGGGCAAAGCACCTGAGGTGGCGATGCTGCAGATGAACACTGAGCTGAACGGCCCTACGTCGAGCGATGTGCCACCGCTGGGGATCACGATGCCGGCGAGCTATCAGAAGTTCACGACCCAGATCGATCTGGGCAAGTACCTAACCACTCAGTACCACATTCGCAATCCGGAACAGCTGTCGAGTTGCGAGACGTGCCACCGATGA
- a CDS encoding DNA-3-methyladenine glycosylase family protein produces MPRPLHSPRSPRYDAVQACLDLSAADPKLGQLIQRAGPFTMRVASSQSPFEALVESIIYQQLHGKAAATIHRRLLESFYPVTGNEHFAAQHLLDCPNEQLRAAGLSHNKSLALRDLAAKTLDGTVPTLPRIRRMSDEAIIEHLVQVRGIGRWTVEMLLIFRLGRPNVLPVDDYGVRKGFALTFGKLKPTDKVTPMDLPKADVMDRRAKKWQPWCSVASWYLWRACDLASGKIPPAV; encoded by the coding sequence ATGCCGCGTCCGCTCCACTCACCGCGCTCTCCTCGCTACGATGCCGTCCAGGCCTGCCTGGATCTCTCCGCTGCCGATCCAAAGCTCGGTCAACTCATTCAGCGTGCAGGCCCCTTCACCATGCGCGTCGCAAGCTCACAATCGCCCTTCGAGGCGCTCGTCGAGAGCATCATCTACCAGCAACTCCACGGCAAAGCAGCCGCCACCATTCACCGCCGCCTGCTCGAAAGCTTCTATCCCGTCACCGGCAACGAACACTTCGCCGCCCAGCATCTCCTAGACTGCCCCAACGAGCAGCTCCGCGCCGCCGGCCTCTCTCACAACAAATCCCTCGCCCTCCGCGACCTCGCCGCCAAAACACTCGACGGCACCGTCCCCACTCTCCCCCGCATCCGTCGTATGTCCGACGAAGCCATCATCGAGCACCTCGTTCAAGTTCGCGGCATCGGCCGCTGGACAGTCGAGATGCTGCTCATCTTTCGCCTTGGACGTCCTAATGTCCTCCCCGTCGACGACTACGGCGTACGCAAAGGCTTTGCCCTCACCTTCGGCAAACTGAAACCCACCGACAAAGTCACGCCGATGGACCTGCCCAAAGCTGATGTCATGGACCGCCGCGCAAAAAAGTGGCAACCATGGTGTTCAGTCGCCAGTTGGTACCTCTGGCGCGCCTGCGACCTTGCCTCAGGCAAGATTCCACCTGCCGTCTAA
- a CDS encoding DUF3536 domain-containing protein, translating to MAKSRTSTKSAKSSTIATEAPRFVCIHGHFYQPPRENPWLETVEAQDSAAPYHDWNDRITAECYAPNGASRITNKQDEIIRIMNNYARMSFNFGPTLLSWLQDKAPRTYRMIVDADKYSAQRYSGHGSAVAQVYNHMIMPLASPRDALTQIRWGIADFESRFGHKPEGMWLAETAVNRSVLDLMAQEGIKFTILAPVQCARVRRLAIPVGTASNANLDPVAAAAAAPDSWTQTPSANVDPTHPYLVKLDEGRTIAVFFYDGPSSRAIAFEGLLNSGENFGSRLLAGFHPASPGDPEVAQLSHVATDGESYGHHHKHGEMALSYAMHWIEEGQQAKLTNYGEFLEKFPPKWEAEVAEDTSWSCAHGVERWRSNCGCNGGKAGWNQEWRAPLRESLDYLRDATAPLAEKLSVGLLKDLWAARDAYIHVVLDRSPASIIRFFADHAARHLSETERTTALELMELERHAQLMYTSCGWFFDEVSGIETIQIIAYAGRVLQLAAKLFGEAGAALEPKFLEILARAKSNVPEMGDGAEVYRRYVTGMRIGLEQVGAHYAISSIFRNYPEHGELFCFDVHRESQEIFNSGRGRVALGRALVYSRITEENEEICFAVLHLGDQNLSAAVRAYNSTDKAEVEAFATFSTDISTAIRRANLPEVIRLIDRFFGETAYSLTSLFADEQHRILSTILNQTLSEMEESLRKIYEDHASLMHFLTESGMTAPPALATAARFAINASLRRAFESDQFDPNHIELLLSRATSDQIPIDASLLGYTVGQRMKRAMVSLEAAAAGDPSAADALSTALIIAETIHRMPFEVPIWQAQNIWNDLLRRSDTNYWTDEWKEDFKKLGETMNIKVDQLVIEEGVTIF from the coding sequence ATGGCAAAGTCACGCACATCAACTAAGAGCGCTAAGTCAAGCACCATCGCTACCGAGGCGCCTCGCTTCGTCTGTATCCACGGCCACTTCTACCAGCCCCCTCGCGAAAACCCCTGGCTCGAGACCGTAGAGGCACAAGACTCCGCCGCGCCCTATCACGACTGGAACGACCGTATAACCGCTGAGTGTTACGCCCCCAACGGCGCCTCCCGCATCACCAACAAGCAGGACGAGATCATCCGGATCATGAACAACTACGCCCGAATGAGCTTCAACTTCGGCCCCACCCTGCTCAGCTGGCTTCAGGACAAAGCTCCCCGCACTTACCGCATGATCGTCGACGCCGACAAGTACAGCGCACAACGCTACAGCGGACACGGCTCCGCAGTCGCCCAGGTCTACAACCACATGATCATGCCCCTGGCCAGCCCTCGCGACGCCCTCACTCAGATCCGCTGGGGCATCGCCGACTTCGAATCCCGCTTCGGCCATAAGCCCGAAGGCATGTGGCTCGCCGAAACCGCCGTCAATCGCAGTGTGCTCGACCTCATGGCGCAGGAGGGCATCAAGTTCACCATCCTCGCCCCGGTCCAGTGCGCCCGTGTGCGCCGTCTCGCTATCCCCGTCGGCACCGCGTCCAACGCAAACCTCGATCCTGTCGCAGCCGCTGCAGCCGCCCCTGATTCCTGGACACAAACCCCGAGCGCCAACGTCGACCCCACCCATCCTTATCTGGTCAAGCTCGACGAGGGCCGCACCATCGCAGTCTTCTTCTACGATGGCCCCAGCTCCCGCGCCATTGCTTTTGAAGGCCTCCTCAACAGCGGCGAAAACTTTGGCAGCCGTCTCCTCGCCGGCTTCCATCCCGCCTCGCCAGGCGATCCCGAAGTAGCGCAACTCTCCCACGTCGCGACCGACGGCGAAAGCTACGGCCACCACCACAAACACGGCGAGATGGCCCTCTCCTACGCCATGCATTGGATTGAAGAAGGTCAGCAGGCCAAGCTCACCAACTACGGCGAGTTTCTCGAAAAATTCCCGCCGAAATGGGAGGCCGAAGTCGCCGAAGATACCTCCTGGTCCTGCGCCCACGGCGTCGAACGCTGGCGCTCCAACTGCGGCTGCAACGGCGGCAAGGCTGGCTGGAATCAGGAGTGGCGCGCCCCACTCCGCGAATCCCTAGACTACCTTCGCGACGCAACCGCGCCATTGGCAGAAAAACTCTCCGTAGGCCTCCTGAAAGATCTCTGGGCCGCCCGTGACGCCTACATCCATGTCGTCCTCGACCGCTCCCCCGCCTCCATCATTCGTTTCTTCGCCGACCACGCCGCCCGTCACCTCAGCGAAACCGAACGTACCACCGCACTCGAACTCATGGAGCTCGAACGCCACGCCCAGCTCATGTACACCAGTTGCGGCTGGTTCTTCGACGAGGTCTCCGGCATCGAGACCATCCAGATCATCGCCTATGCAGGACGTGTCCTACAGCTCGCAGCCAAGCTATTCGGCGAGGCCGGTGCAGCACTCGAGCCGAAGTTCCTGGAGATCCTCGCACGCGCCAAGAGCAACGTCCCCGAGATGGGCGACGGTGCCGAAGTCTATCGCCGCTACGTCACCGGCATGCGCATCGGCCTCGAACAGGTCGGCGCTCACTACGCCATCAGCTCCATCTTCAGAAACTACCCCGAGCACGGCGAGCTCTTCTGCTTCGACGTCCATCGCGAGAGCCAGGAGATCTTCAACTCCGGCCGTGGCCGCGTCGCCCTCGGGCGCGCCCTTGTCTACTCCCGTATCACCGAAGAGAACGAAGAGATCTGCTTCGCCGTCCTTCATCTCGGTGATCAGAATCTCTCCGCCGCCGTCCGTGCCTACAACTCCACCGACAAAGCCGAGGTCGAGGCCTTCGCCACCTTCTCCACCGACATCAGCACCGCCATCCGCCGTGCCAACCTCCCCGAGGTCATCCGCCTCATCGACCGCTTCTTCGGCGAGACCGCCTACTCCCTCACCTCTCTCTTCGCCGACGAGCAGCACCGCATCCTCAGCACCATCCTCAACCAAACCCTCTCGGAGATGGAGGAATCCCTCCGCAAGATCTACGAAGACCACGCCTCCCTCATGCACTTCCTCACCGAATCCGGCATGACCGCCCCTCCCGCGCTCGCAACTGCCGCTCGTTTCGCCATCAACGCCAGCCTCCGTCGCGCCTTCGAGTCCGATCAGTTCGACCCCAACCACATCGAGCTGCTCCTCAGTCGCGCCACAAGCGATCAGATCCCCATCGACGCTTCGCTCCTCGGCTACACTGTAGGCCAACGCATGAAGCGCGCCATGGTCAGTCTCGAGGCCGCTGCTGCCGGCGATCCCTCCGCCGCCGACGCTCTTTCAACCGCTCTCATCATCGCTGAAACCATCCATAGAATGCCCTTCGAGGTACCTATCTGGCAGGCCCAGAACATTTGGAACGATCTTCTCCGTCGCAGCGACACCAACTACTGGACCGACGAGTGGAAGGAAGACTTCAAAAAGCTCGGCGAGACCATGAACATCAAGGTCGACCAGCTCGTCATCGAAGAGGGAGTCACGATCTTCTAG